From the bacterium genome, one window contains:
- the fusA gene encoding elongation factor G codes for MANDISVVRNIGISAHIDSGKTTLTERILFYTKKIHKIEEVRGKSGVGATMDFMDLEREKGITIQSAATYAEWKKTVINIIDTPGHVDFTIEVERALRVLDGAILVLCSVSGVQSQSITVDRQMTRYNVPRIAFVNKMDRAGADPFRVTGQLREKLGHNAHMIVLPIGAEDRFQGIVDLVEMKANYYDGDNGEKIRIEEIPADLLDKAKEMRHDLVGAVSDFDDHVAELFLEDKEVSADILHKAIRKATLSLKFIPVMCGSAYKNKGVQLLLDAVAHYLPNPAEVENVALDQDKEEAKVVLTADPAKPFVGLAFKLEDGRFGQLTYMRIYQGTINKGDFIVNSTNQKKVKIPRLVRMHADEMNDIQSASAGDIVAIFGVDCASGDTFTNGDIRYTMTSMHVPNAVISLAVEPKEKSAAANFSKALNRFTREDPTFRVHRDEESNQTIISGMGELHLEIYIERMKREYACEVIAGKPQVAYRETITQSTPFEYQHKKQTGGSGQYAKILGIFEPLPADAVNDYEFVDEIVGGKIPREFIPSCDKGFQEQLKKGLLIGFPVVGFRAIINDGAYHDVDSSDLAFRLCAMTAIREYYAKCKPVVLEPIMKLQTQAPEEFQGAVIGQVNQRRGVILGTSTTNAYVQVDAEVPLSEMFGYSTDLRSSTQGKGEFTMEFLKYAPVPRPVQDELVKKYQEKRAAENK; via the coding sequence ATGGCTAATGACATTTCTGTAGTCCGCAACATCGGTATTTCGGCTCACATCGATTCGGGTAAAACCACATTAACGGAACGTATTCTGTTTTACACCAAAAAGATCCACAAAATCGAGGAAGTACGCGGTAAAAGTGGTGTGGGTGCTACCATGGATTTCATGGACCTTGAACGTGAAAAAGGCATCACCATTCAGTCGGCTGCTACCTACGCCGAATGGAAAAAAACAGTTATTAACATTATTGATACCCCCGGCCACGTGGATTTTACCATCGAAGTGGAACGCGCGCTCCGTGTATTAGACGGTGCTATCCTGGTTCTCTGTTCGGTGTCGGGTGTTCAGTCTCAGTCTATCACCGTAGATCGCCAAATGACCCGCTATAACGTTCCTCGTATTGCTTTTGTGAATAAAATGGACCGTGCGGGTGCCGATCCTTTCCGTGTTACTGGCCAGCTAAGAGAAAAATTGGGCCACAATGCTCACATGATTGTATTGCCCATTGGGGCCGAAGACCGCTTCCAAGGTATTGTTGATTTAGTAGAAATGAAAGCCAATTATTATGATGGCGATAACGGTGAAAAAATCCGTATTGAAGAAATTCCTGCCGATCTTTTAGATAAAGCCAAAGAAATGCGCCACGATTTAGTGGGGGCTGTTTCCGATTTTGATGATCACGTAGCCGAACTCTTTTTAGAGGACAAAGAAGTTTCTGCCGATATTCTCCACAAGGCTATCCGTAAAGCTACCTTAAGCTTAAAATTTATTCCCGTGATGTGCGGTTCGGCTTACAAAAATAAAGGTGTGCAGCTATTATTAGATGCCGTGGCTCATTACTTGCCTAACCCTGCCGAAGTAGAAAACGTAGCCTTAGACCAAGATAAAGAAGAAGCTAAAGTAGTTCTCACGGCTGATCCTGCTAAACCCTTTGTAGGCTTGGCATTTAAGCTTGAAGACGGACGTTTTGGTCAGCTTACCTACATGCGTATTTATCAAGGTACCATCAATAAGGGCGACTTTATTGTGAACAGTACCAATCAGAAGAAAGTAAAAATCCCGCGCTTAGTACGTATGCATGCCGATGAAATGAACGATATTCAAAGTGCCAGCGCTGGTGACATTGTAGCTATCTTTGGTGTAGATTGCGCCTCGGGCGATACCTTTACCAATGGCGATATCCGTTACACCATGACCTCCATGCACGTACCCAATGCGGTTATTTCGCTTGCGGTAGAACCTAAAGAAAAATCGGCTGCGGCTAATTTTTCTAAAGCCCTTAACCGTTTTACTCGTGAAGATCCTACTTTCCGCGTGCACCGTGATGAAGAAAGTAACCAAACCATTATTTCGGGTATGGGTGAATTGCACTTGGAAATTTATATTGAACGCATGAAGCGTGAATATGCCTGCGAAGTGATTGCCGGCAAACCCCAGGTGGCTTATCGCGAAACCATTACGCAATCTACTCCCTTTGAATATCAGCACAAAAAGCAAACCGGTGGTTCGGGTCAATATGCTAAAATTTTGGGTATTTTTGAACCGCTCCCTGCCGATGCTGTAAACGATTACGAATTTGTGGATGAAATTGTGGGCGGTAAAATTCCCCGCGAATTTATCCCTTCTTGCGACAAAGGATTCCAAGAACAGCTTAAAAAAGGTTTGCTCATTGGTTTCCCCGTTGTAGGCTTCCGCGCCATTATTAATGACGGTGCGTACCACGATGTGGATTCGTCCGATTTGGCTTTCCGTCTTTGCGCCATGACCGCTATAAGAGAATACTATGCCAAGTGTAAACCGGTAGTGCTGGAGCCCATCATGAAGCTACAAACACAGGCTCCCGAAGAATTTCAGGGTGCAGTAATTGGCCAGGTTAACCAACGTCGCGGTGTTATTTTGGGAACATCTACCACCAATGCCTATGTGCAGGTAGATGCCGAAGTGCCTTTGTCTGAAATGTTTGGTTACTCCACCGATTTACGTAGCTCCACCCAGGGTAAGGGCGAGTTTACAATGGAATTCTTAAAGTATGCTCCAGTTCCTCGCCCTGTGCAGGATGAATTGGTGAAGAAATACCAAGAGAAGAGAGCTGCTGAAAACAAGTAA
- the efp gene encoding elongation factor P, producing the protein MNVNGNELRKGYVINYENKLWTCLSVEHRTPGNLRAFVQVKARNVRDGTQKDFRFSSTEKIERVSIIERKMQFLYNDGETYHFMDTENFEQLELSKTTLGDNANYLYPELVIGVTFHETTPLGIALPQTLDFEVVETDPEIKGATASASYKSATLSNGLQVQVPQFVKQGDTLRINTETGDYQERVKK; encoded by the coding sequence ATGAACGTGAACGGAAACGAATTAAGAAAAGGCTATGTAATTAACTACGAAAACAAGCTGTGGACCTGCCTTTCGGTGGAACATCGCACCCCTGGTAACTTACGCGCCTTTGTACAGGTAAAAGCCCGTAACGTGCGCGACGGTACTCAAAAAGATTTCCGTTTTTCATCTACTGAAAAAATTGAACGTGTTTCTATTATTGAACGTAAAATGCAGTTTTTATATAACGACGGTGAAACCTATCACTTTATGGACACCGAAAATTTTGAACAATTGGAATTATCCAAAACCACCTTGGGCGATAATGCCAATTACCTCTATCCTGAGCTTGTGATTGGGGTTACTTTCCACGAAACCACACCTTTGGGCATTGCGCTTCCGCAAACTTTAGATTTTGAAGTAGTGGAAACCGATCCCGAAATCAAGGGTGCTACAGCATCAGCTTCTTATAAATCAGCCACGCTCTCTAACGGCCTGCAAGTGCAGGTTCCCCAATTTGTGAAACAAGGCGACACCTTGCGCATCAACACCGAAACCGGCGATTATCAGGAACGTGTTAAAAAGTAG
- the recG gene encoding ATP-dependent DNA helicase RecG → MEKSPLTTPVQFVKGVGPYIAGLLEKRDVRTVSDLLYYFPFKYLDRRQIDTSRTLQNGPNKSFVGEVVGVGSRPMGRNFRRKIYEMVLKDQTGLVLVVWFNGNEKYLKKQYPIGKKLLVFGECQYYKNHKQFTHPEISEWDEEEGAALPPIIPVYPLTEGLYQKTIRKIIFHTLDQYLKDIDDTNITVRASGESKVGLHESILHLHKPPADASIDELNNKKTIWHQRVIYDELFFLQLGLALKKRGYQKEYAEPLIATSKQMVQKALGLAPFKLTGAQERVVSEIFHDLSKNHPANRLVQGDVGSGKTFVAFLSLLRAVENGAQGVLMAPTEVLAGQHFKNLEPLALQLGISLKLLMGSTSKSEKEMIYQNIQLGKVDIVIGTHALIQDDVTFKNLGLVVIDEQHRFGVRQRLALKNKGKNDKIVPHILVMTATPIPRTLSMTLYGDLDVSIIDEMPQGRKPIKTYVYNEKMRERAYDLIRKELDKKHQAYFVYPLIEESEKIDLKNAQTMCVHLKDVFQSYAVELLHGKMSADEKDEIMARFKKGEIHILVSTTVIEVGVDVPNATVMVIEHAERFGLSQLHQLRGRVGRGGHQGYCLLLAGYKRSEEARFRLKVMEDTNDGFVISEEDLKIRGPGDFLGTRQAGMPELRLANLVTDTKLLAAARNRALEIVEENPTLDKPDYSILKKILKDRWEGKLALADVS, encoded by the coding sequence ATGGAAAAATCACCCCTTACAACCCCTGTCCAGTTTGTAAAAGGCGTTGGGCCCTATATAGCGGGTTTGCTCGAAAAACGGGATGTACGCACCGTGAGTGATTTACTCTATTACTTTCCCTTTAAATATCTCGATCGTCGTCAAATTGATACCAGCCGAACGCTGCAAAACGGCCCCAACAAAAGCTTTGTAGGCGAGGTGGTGGGTGTGGGTAGCCGCCCTATGGGGCGTAATTTTAGGCGCAAGATCTATGAAATGGTTTTAAAAGATCAAACCGGCCTGGTACTTGTGGTGTGGTTTAACGGCAACGAAAAGTATCTAAAAAAACAATACCCCATTGGTAAAAAGCTGCTGGTTTTTGGAGAATGCCAATATTACAAAAACCACAAACAGTTTACGCACCCCGAAATATCCGAGTGGGATGAAGAAGAAGGGGCCGCATTGCCACCCATTATACCCGTATATCCACTCACCGAAGGGCTTTATCAAAAAACCATACGCAAAATTATTTTTCATACGCTCGACCAGTATTTAAAAGATATTGATGATACCAATATAACGGTACGGGCTTCGGGTGAATCTAAAGTAGGGCTTCACGAATCTATTTTGCATCTCCATAAACCACCTGCCGATGCAAGTATTGACGAATTAAATAATAAAAAAACAATCTGGCACCAGCGGGTTATTTACGATGAACTTTTCTTTTTGCAATTGGGTTTAGCCTTAAAGAAAAGAGGCTATCAAAAAGAATACGCCGAACCCCTGATTGCTACCTCTAAACAAATGGTTCAAAAAGCTTTGGGACTTGCACCGTTTAAATTAACAGGAGCACAAGAGAGAGTGGTGAGTGAAATATTTCACGATTTATCCAAAAATCATCCGGCTAACCGTTTGGTGCAAGGCGATGTGGGGAGTGGAAAAACATTTGTAGCCTTTTTATCGCTTTTGCGTGCTGTAGAAAATGGAGCACAAGGCGTGTTAATGGCACCTACCGAAGTATTAGCCGGACAGCATTTTAAAAATTTAGAGCCGTTGGCCCTTCAATTGGGTATTTCACTTAAGCTTCTAATGGGGTCTACATCCAAATCTGAAAAGGAGATGATCTACCAAAATATTCAGTTGGGGAAAGTTGACATTGTAATTGGTACACATGCGCTTATTCAAGATGATGTTACCTTTAAAAATTTGGGACTTGTGGTTATTGATGAGCAGCATCGTTTTGGTGTGCGTCAGCGTTTGGCTCTTAAAAATAAGGGGAAGAATGATAAAATAGTGCCGCACATTTTGGTGATGACAGCCACTCCCATACCGCGCACTTTATCGATGACGCTGTATGGCGATTTAGACGTGTCGATTATTGACGAAATGCCACAAGGCCGAAAGCCTATTAAAACTTATGTGTATAACGAAAAAATGCGCGAGCGTGCTTACGATTTAATTCGCAAGGAGCTGGATAAAAAACACCAGGCTTATTTTGTTTATCCGCTTATTGAAGAAAGTGAAAAGATCGATTTAAAAAATGCACAAACCATGTGTGTGCATTTAAAAGACGTGTTTCAAAGTTATGCAGTTGAACTGTTACACGGGAAAATGAGCGCCGATGAAAAAGATGAGATTATGGCGCGTTTTAAAAAAGGTGAAATCCATATTCTTGTTTCCACCACGGTGATTGAAGTAGGAGTCGATGTGCCTAATGCAACAGTGATGGTTATTGAACATGCCGAGCGTTTTGGGCTGTCTCAGCTGCATCAATTGCGCGGACGGGTTGGGCGAGGAGGGCATCAGGGATATTGTTTGCTGCTTGCTGGGTATAAGCGCTCGGAAGAAGCGCGTTTTCGCTTAAAAGTAATGGAGGATACCAATGATGGTTTTGTGATTTCGGAAGAAGATCTTAAAATAAGAGGGCCTGGAGATTTTTTAGGAACCCGTCAGGCCGGCATGCCCGAATTGAGGCTTGCTAATCTTGTAACCGACACCAAATTACTGGCGGCAGCCCGTAACAGAGCATTAGAAATAGTTGAAGAAAACCCAACACTCGACAAACCAGATTACAGTATATTAAAGAAAATTTTAAAAGATCGCTGGGAAGGAAAGCTGGCCTTGGCCGATGTGTCGTGA
- the lipA gene encoding lipoyl synthase: MNQPLRKPEWLKKKLHAQGVLPMKDRLRGLNLHTVCEEAQCPNLTECFSKGVATIMIMGDTCTRSCKFCAVKTGRPGKLDPMEPKNVANWIGNLNLRHVVITSVDRDDLPDLGANHFAETIEEVKKEHPKLIVEVLTPDFQGKGPLIERVCQAEPKIFNHNLETVERLTPSVRSAAKYKRSLEVIKWVKDHHPKQITKSGIMLGLGEQVEEVLKSMQDLKDHGCDLLTLGQYLQPTKKHLEVKEFIHPDQFEDYKIKGLEMGFKAVFSGPFVRSSYLAENLYEESLGNFAC; the protein is encoded by the coding sequence ATGAATCAACCACTTAGAAAACCTGAATGGCTTAAAAAGAAACTGCATGCGCAGGGTGTTTTGCCTATGAAAGACCGCCTGCGTGGGCTTAATCTGCATACGGTTTGCGAAGAAGCGCAATGCCCTAACTTAACCGAATGTTTTTCTAAAGGTGTGGCCACCATCATGATTATGGGCGATACCTGCACGCGTTCCTGTAAATTTTGTGCTGTAAAAACAGGCCGCCCGGGTAAGCTTGATCCCATGGAACCCAAAAATGTGGCCAACTGGATTGGTAACTTAAATCTCCGTCATGTGGTGATTACTTCTGTAGATCGTGATGATTTGCCTGATTTGGGTGCTAATCATTTTGCCGAAACCATTGAGGAAGTAAAAAAAGAACATCCTAAACTCATCGTGGAAGTACTCACGCCTGATTTTCAAGGAAAAGGCCCACTCATTGAACGCGTGTGTCAGGCCGAGCCTAAAATTTTTAACCATAATCTCGAAACAGTCGAGCGCTTAACACCATCAGTCCGTTCGGCGGCTAAATACAAGCGTTCGCTGGAAGTGATTAAATGGGTGAAAGATCATCATCCTAAACAAATCACCAAATCGGGCATTATGTTGGGTTTGGGCGAACAGGTAGAAGAGGTTTTAAAATCGATGCAAGATCTTAAAGATCACGGCTGCGACCTGTTAACCCTGGGTCAGTATTTGCAACCCACCAAAAAGCACTTGGAAGTTAAAGAGTTTATCCATCCCGATCAATTTGAAGATTATAAGATAAAAGGGCTGGAAATGGGCTTTAAGGCCGTTTTTTCGGGTCCATTTGTGCGTTCGTCGTATTTAGCCGAAAATTTGTATGAGGAGAGTTTAGGTAATTTTGCCTGTTAA